A window of Clostridium sp. 'White wine YQ' contains these coding sequences:
- a CDS encoding LysR family transcriptional regulator, with amino-acid sequence MEIRQIKYFIQVCKDKSVSKAAENLHISQQGLSKIIKNLEDEFEVELFERTSKGVILTEFGSLLLEKSEKIIEEFDTMLDFLSDKAEHQKRTISLGLPHILYTDLFSLILFEFNERYPDVNLEIVELGSYACERYMEKDLLDISFAVKPINANKFGFIPVVTSDVMLLVNKNHYLAKKKEVDLKELADEQFIMLTTDYKSRHLIIESCIREGFNPNIIFTTSQLDRIIGLVALNKGIAILPELNSINAAKNNDEISVISFKNKPFKIEIGFITNKFKTINMITKKFINYTLGYFKDNEIG; translated from the coding sequence ATGGAGATAAGGCAAATAAAATATTTTATTCAGGTATGTAAGGACAAAAGTGTTTCCAAAGCTGCTGAAAATCTTCATATTTCGCAGCAAGGATTGAGCAAGATAATTAAAAATTTAGAGGATGAATTTGAGGTTGAATTATTTGAACGTACATCTAAAGGCGTAATCCTAACAGAGTTTGGAAGTCTATTACTAGAAAAATCAGAAAAGATTATTGAGGAATTTGATACAATGTTAGATTTCTTAAGTGATAAGGCAGAGCATCAAAAGAGGACTATTAGCTTGGGTTTGCCTCATATATTATACACAGATCTTTTTTCATTAATTTTATTCGAATTTAATGAGAGATACCCTGATGTGAATTTAGAAATTGTGGAGTTAGGTTCATATGCATGTGAAAGATATATGGAGAAAGACTTGCTTGATATTTCTTTTGCAGTAAAACCTATAAATGCTAATAAATTTGGTTTTATACCTGTTGTGACAAGTGATGTAATGCTTTTGGTTAATAAAAATCATTACTTAGCTAAAAAGAAAGAAGTGGATCTTAAGGAGCTTGCAGATGAACAATTTATAATGCTGACCACTGATTATAAATCTAGACACCTTATCATTGAAAGTTGCATTCGAGAAGGATTTAATCCTAATATTATTTTTACAACCTCACAGTTAGATAGAATTATTGGATTGGTCGCACTCAATAAGGGGATAGCAATACTTCCGGAACTAAATTCAATTAATGCTGCTAAAAACAATGATGAAATTTCAGTTATATCATTTAAAAATAAACCTTTTAAAATAGAGATAGGTTTTATTACAAATAAATTTAAAACGATTAATATGATTACGAAGAAATTTATTAATTACACATTAGGATATTTTAAGGATAATGAAATAGGCTAG